The nucleotide window TGATTGCAGAATGTAAATAGAGCCAAATAGCTTTTAAAATTTCCTCTAAGATCTCTCTAAGCTTCGAATTTTCGATGTATTCGATATCTGAAAATATATTACGAAACTGACTTAAAGACCCCGAGATTCTGGCTATTTCTTCTAAAAAGGTCTGAGAAAATTCGCCCCATCTTAGCATTCTTCAGCTTTTCAGCGACCTCTTTCAATACTCAAAACTCCTCAAAAATCTTTTCTGGCCTTTTTCCAAAGAATTCTGCATTTAGGAAACATTTAAGAAGTGTTTTGAGTTTTCTGACCTTCTCATTATCAATAATAAGTTCATTCAGATGAATTTCATCAGCCTTAAGGGAAGAAATAAAATCAAGAACTGGTATATTTTCGATCCAGGTTAGCCTCTTTGGCTCAAGAACAAGAATTTCGACTTTACTAAATTCTTTTGAATTGATTTCTTCGATTTTAATCTATATTGCTCGAATCAATTATTTTTCCATCTTCGATAGAAAAATCCCTATCGTCCGCTTTTATTCGAGCAAATGCTTTGCGTTGTTCCATTTCACATAAAGATCGCAAAACTTCTTCAAATCTTTGCCACCAACTTTTATTATCTCTTCAGCAATTCTTTCGGCGATCTGGATACACTCATTCTTGTTCTTTGCTCTCTCAAAGGCTCTTTCATCGATCATTGCAGAGATCAGGTGCTCCTTTAACACAACTTTTTTATCCTCGTTGTAAATCAAATCGTAGTAAGCGTTTCTAATCGCAGTCTCAACAGCTTTCTGCAATCTTTTTGCAATCTCCTGATCTTTCGTCATTCTTGGTAAATTCTTATGAAATCTCCTAACTTCCTCGAGCATATCAGACACCTGCAAAAATAACTTTGCTGAACTTCGCAATTCGATCGCTAAACTTCTTACTAAACTCCCCTATGAAGTCTTTAGCGTTTAGTTCTCTCTTTTTCAGTTCAAGTCCATCAAAAGAAAGCTCATAAAGTTTGATTTCAACTGGAAACATTTGTCCAAAGCCTTGCGGTTTAGCGTAACCTAATTTAAGAACAGCATTTTCAATTCCAAACCCCATAGCCATTATTAGTCCGCCAAGCTCTATAGGTTTTAGATTGTAGCCAACAACTTTGCCCTTAAGCGGTGTTCCAGCGGGTATGCATTCCATGAGCCCATATCTATTTGTTGGTGGAGCCCTTCGGGTGTAAAACTTGATTTGCCCCCTTCTCCCCTTTTGTGGTCTCCATTGCCTTAGAACCTCAACCTCTCTAAGCTCTAATTTTTCTGGAAGCAGATCGGAAAAGAATACCTTGGAAATTGCAGCCTTTACTCTTGTCGCCCCGAATAAATTTGATGTCATCTCAGCACTTCCACATAAGGCTAAGAAATTTCTCGATATCGCTCCCTTGAAGCTCGATCCCGGGATAACCGCTTTGCCTTTAGAATCCCTGTAATGCAGAAGCAAAATTTCGAGCCCTTTCTCTTTTTTAATAACTTTTTTCAACCCGCTGGAGATATGCAGATTTGTTTTGAGCTTGAAAGCTGGCTCAAGCAAAAAGACGTTCTCAAACTTCTTCCTACTATCTGGCGAAACTACAGTGCGGAGGGTTGAATCTACTGGCACGAAGTCGCAGTAGCTCATAGTTTCACCATTCTAAGCATTGAATCAAAGAATTTAGCAACCTCCTCTCCTTTGAGACGGATTTCAACTCCAAAGAAAGTGCTGTTCTCAATTATATCTGCTTTGAAAACATTTTTCGCAATTTCAACGTCTGAGTTCACTTTC belongs to Archaeoglobaceae archaeon and includes:
- a CDS encoding RAMP superfamily CRISPR-associated protein; translation: MSYCDFVPVDSTLRTVVSPDSRKKFENVFLLEPAFKLKTNLHISSGLKKVIKKEKGLEILLLHYRDSKGKAVIPGSSFKGAISRNFLALCGSAEMTSNLFGATRVKAAISKVFFSDLLPEKLELREVEVLRQWRPQKGRRGQIKFYTRRAPPTNRYGLMECIPAGTPLKGKVVGYNLKPIELGGLIMAMGFGIENAVLKLGYAKPQGFGQMFPVEIKLYELSFDGLELKKRELNAKDFIGEFSKKFSDRIAKFSKVIFAGV